The following proteins come from a genomic window of Methanobacterium sp.:
- a CDS encoding M42 family metallopeptidase, protein MSELLKKLSNAPGVSGFEEEIRKIITDELKDHVDEIEADNMGNIIAVKKGKNGKKIMLAAHMDEIGLMVRFIDKNGFIKFSKIGGINDQMLLNQEVIIHSKKGKILGVIGAKPPHRMKPAEKKKVLEYENMFIDIGASNREEAEELISIGDPVTIKHEFSNLRGNLVTGKAFDNRVGCYVLVEAMKRAKTSATIYGVGTVQEEVGLKGAKTSAFKINPDMAIALDVTICGDHPGIKFEDAPAKINKGPAIILTDASGRGTITHPMVKKLLIESAIEEEIPYQLEVSEGGTTDATAIHLTREGIPTGVLSVPTRYIHTPVEVASLEDIENTIKLLIAAIEKI, encoded by the coding sequence ATGAGTGAATTACTAAAAAAACTTTCCAATGCTCCTGGAGTATCTGGTTTTGAAGAGGAAATCCGTAAAATAATTACAGACGAGTTAAAAGACCATGTTGACGAAATTGAAGCTGACAATATGGGCAATATAATTGCAGTAAAGAAAGGCAAAAATGGTAAGAAAATAATGCTTGCAGCCCATATGGATGAAATTGGGCTTATGGTAAGATTTATTGATAAAAATGGTTTCATTAAGTTTTCCAAGATAGGAGGTATTAACGACCAGATGCTTTTAAACCAGGAAGTCATTATACATTCAAAAAAAGGAAAAATTCTGGGAGTTATAGGCGCAAAACCTCCCCACAGGATGAAACCTGCAGAAAAAAAGAAGGTACTTGAATATGAAAACATGTTTATTGATATAGGCGCCTCAAACAGGGAGGAAGCAGAAGAACTCATTAGCATTGGAGATCCTGTAACCATCAAACATGAATTTTCAAATCTCCGGGGAAATCTGGTAACTGGAAAGGCATTTGATAACAGGGTGGGTTGTTACGTCCTTGTTGAGGCCATGAAGCGCGCAAAAACCAGTGCAACCATTTATGGTGTAGGCACTGTTCAGGAGGAAGTGGGACTTAAAGGGGCAAAAACATCTGCTTTTAAAATAAATCCAGATATGGCGATTGCACTGGACGTTACTATTTGTGGAGATCACCCTGGAATTAAATTTGAAGATGCCCCTGCTAAAATTAACAAAGGTCCGGCCATTATTTTAACAGATGCAAGTGGAAGAGGAACAATTACGCATCCCATGGTTAAAAAACTCCTTATTGAATCTGCAATTGAGGAAGAAATCCCTTATCAGCTTGAAGTAAGTGAAGGTGGTACAACTGATGCTACTGCAATTCATTTAACCCGCGAGGGAATTCCCACAGGTGTTTTATCAGTTCCAACAAGGTATATCCACACTCCGGTTGAGGTTGCAAGCCTTGAAGACATAGAAAATACCATCAAGCTTCTTATAGCAGCAATTGAAAAGATTTAA